The following are from one region of the Myotis daubentonii chromosome 2, mMyoDau2.1, whole genome shotgun sequence genome:
- the LOC132225792 gene encoding pancreatic progenitor cell differentiation and proliferation factor-like: protein MDSRNSTGQKKKKPFTILVVEQMGSPASHPIPATCVHTPRSLRGGHSGSHPSTSKKSTAFPSSGSLVATHDYYQCHLGSTPSDSSSASAKYPGEATFYHSGLPKAHPAHQWASFFARKFTLWFMATVLESPEHLESPQASSGTSTCDLAQEATRKQPGGQSCKATLGPHPERPDFQRC, encoded by the coding sequence ATGGACTCACGAAACAGcactggacaaaaaaaaaaaaagcccttcaCAATCTTGGTTGTGGAGCAAATGGGCTCTCCAGCCTCGCATCCCATTCCCGCCACCTGTGTTCATACCCCAAGGTCCCTGAGGGGTGGTCACTCAGGTTCGCACCCGTCTACAAGCAAGAAGAGCACGGCCTTCCCCTCCAGCGGCTCGCTCGTGGCCACCCATGACTACTACCAGTGCCACCTGGGTTCCACTCCCAGTGACAGCTCCTCTGCCAGTGCCAAGTACCCTGGGGAAGCCACTTTCTACCACTCGGGTCTCCCCAAGGCCCACCCGGCTCATCAGTGGGCGAGCTTCTTTGCCAGGAAGTTCACTCTCTGGTTCATGGCCACCGTGTTGGAGTCCCCAGAGCACCTGGAATCTCCCCAGGCCTCCAGCGGCACCAGCACCTGTGACCTGGCTCAGGAAGCCACAAGGAAGCAGCCTGGTGGCCAGTCCTGCAAAGCCACCCTGGGGCCCCATCCTGAGCGACCGGACTTCCAGAGGTGCTAG